A window of Tautonia plasticadhaerens contains these coding sequences:
- a CDS encoding thioredoxin domain-containing protein, with protein MIGRIVPAGLAGILAVATGGACGQHRDAEASPAAESPGPIEAPVPAGVEGEETGLAVGSQAPRFTLSDQSGERRSLDEFLGEGKKVALVFYRSADW; from the coding sequence ATGATCGGACGGATCGTGCCCGCCGGCCTGGCGGGGATCCTGGCGGTGGCCACGGGGGGCGCCTGCGGGCAGCATCGGGATGCGGAGGCATCCCCGGCGGCCGAGTCCCCGGGCCCGATCGAGGCTCCGGTCCCGGCCGGCGTCGAGGGGGAGGAGACCGGCCTGGCGGTCGGCAGCCAGGCCCCGAGGTTCACGCTCTCGGATCAGTCGGGCGAGCGGCGTTCGCTCGACGAGTTCCTCGGCGAGGGGAAGAAGGTCGCCCTGGTCTTCTATCGATCGGCCGACTGGTGA
- a CDS encoding S46 family peptidase, whose product MTPIRRTALIGLLTLMTTTPRLLADEGMWAFNNLPLERLEAKYGFEPTEEWIARLRSSAVRFNNGGSGSFVSPDGLVMTNHHVAADTLQKLSTAEADYYRVGFLAGSREAELPAPDLELNVTVAIADVTDRVNAAVEDGMPDAEAAQARRSAMAAIEQEASKENGLRNDVVTLYQGGQYHLYTYKKYTDVRLVFAPEFEIAFFGGDEDNFEYPRYCLDVAFFRAYEDGEPARPEHFLPWSADGSEAGDLVFVAGHPGRTSRLNTMAHLEYFRDTGFPFLLDLIRNRESFLNEYGALGEEQARQAKEDLFGYQNSRKARLGGHEGLQNEAFMARKAEAERSLRAQAPEYADAWDRIAASRAVAAENLAAYNFLERGQAFESRLFQIARTIARLVAEQKTPNEDRLREYRESALASLDLALYSEAPIYPRFEAAKLANSLDYWRATVGADDPVVQLVLKGRSPEEVARELVEGTRLADVSVRKQLVEGGPEAIKATDDPMIALALAVDPESRAVRKVWEDQVEGVESAQYGRIAEALFRAQGDAVYPDATFTLRLAFGTVKGWEEDGESIPPYTVVEGLFEKSRSEGDVEPYHVPESWIEARDSGRLGLDTPMNFVSTADIIGGNSGSPVVDRDGEVVGLIFDGNIHSLILDFGYDDSLARAVSVDSRVIAEALGSVYRAEALLRELTGGR is encoded by the coding sequence ATGACCCCGATCCGAAGGACGGCCCTGATCGGCCTGCTCACCCTCATGACGACCACACCCAGGCTCCTCGCCGACGAGGGCATGTGGGCCTTCAACAACCTGCCGCTGGAGCGACTCGAGGCGAAGTACGGCTTCGAGCCGACCGAGGAATGGATCGCCCGCCTCCGCTCGTCGGCCGTCCGCTTCAACAACGGCGGATCCGGTTCGTTCGTCTCCCCGGACGGGCTGGTGATGACCAACCACCACGTCGCCGCCGACACGCTCCAGAAGCTCAGCACCGCCGAGGCCGACTACTATCGCGTCGGCTTCCTGGCCGGGTCGCGCGAGGCCGAGCTGCCCGCGCCCGACCTCGAGCTGAACGTCACCGTCGCCATCGCGGACGTGACCGACCGGGTGAATGCCGCCGTCGAGGACGGCATGCCCGACGCCGAAGCCGCCCAGGCCCGACGCTCCGCCATGGCCGCCATCGAGCAGGAGGCGTCGAAGGAGAACGGCCTGCGCAACGACGTGGTCACGCTCTATCAAGGCGGGCAATATCACCTCTACACCTACAAGAAGTACACCGACGTCCGGCTCGTCTTCGCCCCCGAGTTCGAGATCGCTTTCTTCGGCGGCGACGAGGACAACTTCGAGTACCCCCGCTACTGCCTCGACGTCGCCTTCTTCCGCGCCTACGAGGACGGCGAGCCCGCCCGGCCCGAGCACTTCCTCCCCTGGAGCGCGGACGGCTCGGAGGCCGGCGACCTCGTCTTCGTCGCCGGGCATCCCGGGCGCACCAGCCGCCTGAACACGATGGCGCACCTGGAATACTTCCGTGACACCGGATTCCCCTTCCTGCTCGACCTGATCCGAAACCGGGAGTCCTTCCTCAACGAGTACGGCGCACTCGGCGAGGAGCAGGCCCGGCAGGCCAAGGAGGACCTCTTCGGCTACCAGAACAGCCGCAAGGCCCGCCTCGGCGGCCATGAAGGCTTGCAGAACGAGGCATTCATGGCCCGGAAGGCCGAGGCCGAGCGCTCCCTCCGGGCTCAGGCCCCCGAGTACGCCGACGCCTGGGACAGGATCGCCGCCTCCCGGGCCGTCGCGGCCGAGAACCTCGCCGCCTACAACTTCCTGGAGCGCGGCCAGGCCTTCGAGTCCCGCCTCTTCCAGATCGCCCGCACCATCGCCCGCCTCGTCGCCGAACAGAAGACGCCGAATGAGGACCGCCTCCGGGAGTACCGGGAGTCGGCCCTCGCCTCGCTGGACCTGGCGCTCTACTCCGAGGCCCCCATCTACCCGCGATTCGAGGCCGCCAAGCTCGCCAACTCGCTCGACTACTGGCGAGCGACCGTCGGCGCCGACGACCCGGTCGTGCAGCTCGTCCTCAAGGGTCGATCGCCCGAGGAGGTGGCCCGGGAGCTGGTCGAAGGGACCAGGCTCGCCGACGTCTCCGTCCGCAAGCAACTCGTCGAGGGCGGCCCGGAGGCCATCAAAGCGACCGACGACCCGATGATCGCGCTCGCCCTGGCCGTCGACCCCGAGTCCCGGGCCGTCCGCAAGGTCTGGGAGGACCAGGTCGAGGGCGTCGAATCGGCCCAGTACGGCCGGATCGCCGAGGCCCTCTTCCGGGCGCAGGGGGACGCCGTCTATCCCGACGCCACCTTCACGCTCAGGCTCGCCTTCGGCACCGTCAAGGGCTGGGAGGAGGACGGCGAGTCAATCCCGCCGTACACCGTCGTCGAAGGGCTGTTCGAGAAGTCCCGATCGGAGGGGGACGTCGAGCCGTACCACGTCCCCGAGTCCTGGATCGAGGCCAGGGACTCCGGACGACTGGGCCTCGACACGCCCATGAACTTCGTCTCCACGGCCGACATCATCGGCGGCAACTCCGGCAGCCCCGTCGTCGACCGCGACGGCGAGGTGGTCGGCCTGATCTTCGACGGCAACATCCACTCCCTGATCCTCGACTTCGGCTACGACGACTCCCTCGCCCGGGCCGTCTCGGTCGACTCCCGGGTGATCGCCGAGGCGCTGGGCTCGGTCTACCGGGCCGAGGCCCTGCTCCGGGAGTTGACCGGCGGTCGATGA